In Musa acuminata AAA Group cultivar baxijiao chromosome BXJ2-10, Cavendish_Baxijiao_AAA, whole genome shotgun sequence, a genomic segment contains:
- the LOC135625284 gene encoding uncharacterized protein LOC135625284 gives MAAATLRSVLRRNSLLPLFETCRVRDFFFFSSSSVDPAAAVGVTTSPDPHFTVEYLVNSCGFSPSEAAKFSKPLAHVRSTEKPDAVLNFMRSQGFDGAGIRKVISLKPNYLCVNVEKNLAPKFQFLRDLGLSESDIVDAILKNHGILLLNVQRSIVPKLEMWESLLGSRELVLKHLKKTGWFFFSNVEKTLHPNLKFLTDECGIPEERVFLVLRCQPQLITNKPKSLRALVARADELGVLRQSRMFLWTLNILQRVSKESFEAKVEFMRRFGWSESEFSSAVRKAPTFIGMSLDTLRRKMEFFINVVGCTPSFIADKSYLLLFSLQKRVIPRFRVTEMLKSKGLLTGQAKFPYILQLSDTKFLEKFVLPHEENVPELLDILRVEGVCKGK, from the coding sequence ATGGCGGCTGCGACGCTCCGCTCCGTACTCCGCCGCAATAGCCTCCTGCCCCTTTTCGAAACCTGCCGCGTTcgagatttcttcttcttctcctcctcctctgtcgACCCTGCCGCCGCTGTAGGCGTCACCACATCTCCTGATCCCCACTTCACGGTGGAATACCTCGTGAACTCCTGCGGGTTCTCCCCCTCCGAGGCAGCCAAGTTCTCTAAACCCCTTGCGCACGTCCGATCCACCGAGAAACCCGACGCCGTCCTTAACTTCATGAGATCTCAGGGCTTCGACGGCGCCGGTATCAGGAAGGTGATATCTTTGAAACCAAATTACCTATGCGTGAACGTGGAGAAGAACTTGGCCCCGAAGTTTCAGTTCTTACGCGATTTGGGCCTATCGGAGTCGGACATCGTCGATGCCATCCTGAAGAACCATGGCATCCTCCTACTGAACGTTCAGCGTTCCATCGTCCCCAAATTGGAGATGTGGGAAAGTCTCTTGGGATCGAGAGAGCTCGTTCTCAAGCATCTCAAGAAGACAGGATGGTTTTTCTTCTCCAACGTTGAGAAGACATTGCATCCTAACCTAAAGTTCTTAACGGATGAGTGCGGCATTCCTGAAGAAAGGGTTTTTCTCGTCTTGAGATGTCAGCCACAATTAATCACAAATAAACCAAAGTCACTCCGAGCTTTGGTGGCGAGAGCCGATGAGCTGGGGGTGCTACGGCAATCTCGGATGTTCCTGTGGACACTTAATATTCTCCAGAGGGTAAGCAAAGAAAGTTTCGAGGCCAAGGTCGAGTTCATGAGGAGGTTCGGGTGGTCGGAGTCGGAGTTTTCTTCTGCTGTCAGGAAAGCACCCACCTTCATAGGCATGTCCCTCGATACGTTGCGCAGAAAAATGGAATTTTTTATCAATGTGGTCGGTTGCACCCCTTCCTTCATCGCCGACAAATCATATCTCTTGCTATTTAGTCTGCAGAAGAGGGTAATTCCTCGGTTTCGTGTCACAGAGATGTTGAAATCGAAAGGATTGTTGACTGGACAAGCCAAGTTTCCATACATTCTCCAATTATCAGATACCAAATTCTTGGAGAAGTTTGTTCTCCCCCACGAAGAAAATGTTCCTGAGCTGCTCGATATTTTGAGAGTTGAGGGCGTGTGTAAAGGAAAATGA
- the LOC135586355 gene encoding transcription termination factor MTERF6, chloroplastic/mitochondrial-like has translation MAAATLRSVLRRNSLLPLFETTSCLRDLFFSSSVDAAAAVGGTISPDPHFMVEYLVNSCGFSSSEAAKFSKPLAHLRATEKPDAVLNFMRSHGFDGAGIRKVISSRPNYLCCNVEKNLAPKFQFLRDLGLSESDIVDVIRNNDDILRRNVHRSLAPKLEIWESLLGSRELVLKHLKKTTRFFHSSVEKKLHPNLKFLRDECGIPEERVSVVLRSHPKLISLKPVSLRALVARADELGMPRQSRMFVRTLDALHNVSQERFEAKVELMRSFGWSESEFYSAVRKAPTFLCISLDMLRRKVEFFINVVGYTPSFIADKSYLLLLSLQKRVIPRFRVLEMLNTKGLWTRRGKFFHYVQLSNTKFREKIVLPYKEKVPELLDILRAGDEQ, from the exons ATGGCTGCTGCGACGCTCCGCTCCGTACTCCGCCGCAATAGCCTGCTGCCCTTGTTCGAAACCACCAGCTGCCTTCGagatctcttcttctcctcctctgtcgACGCTGCCGCCGCCGTAGGCGGCACCATATCTCCAGATCCCCACTTCATGGTGGAATACCTCGTAAACTCCTGCGGGTTCTCCTCCTCCGAGGCAGCCAAGTTCTCTAAACCGCTTGCGCACCTCCGAGCCACCGAGAAACCCGACGCCGTCCTTAACTTCATGAGATCTCACGGCTTCGACGGCGCCGGTATCAGGAAGGTGATATCTTCGAGACCCAATTACCTTTGCTGCAACGTGGAGAAGAACCTCGCCCCGAAGTTTCAGTTCTTACGCGATTTGGGCCTATCGGAGTCTGACATCGTCGATGTCATCCGGAATAACGATGACATCCTCCGCCGCAACGTTCACCGTTCCTTGGCCCCCAAATTGGAGATATGGGAAAGTCTCTTGGGATCGAGAGAGCTCGTTCTCAAGCATCTCAAGAAGACAACACGGTTTTTCCACTCCAGCGTTGAGAAGAAATTGCATCCTAACCTAAAGTTCTTGAGGGATGAGTGCGGCATTCCTGAAGAAAGGGTCTCTGTCGTCTTGAGAAGTCACCCAAAATTAATCTCACTGAAACCAGTGTCTCTCCGAGCTTTGGTGGCGAGAGCCGATGAGCTGGGAATGCCACGGCAATCTCGGATGTTCGTGCGGACACTTGATGCTCTCCACAACGTAAGCCAAGAAAGGTTCGAGGCCAAGGTCGAGCTCATGAGGAGCTTCGGGTGGTCGGAGTCGGAGTTTTATTCTGCAGTCAGGAAAGCACCCACCTTCTTATGCATCTCCCTCGATATGTTGCGCAGAAAAGTGGAATTTTTTATCAATGTAGTCGGGTACACCCCTTCCTTCATCGCCGACAAATCATATCTCTTGCTATTGAGTCTGCAGAAGAGGGTAATTCCTCGGTTTCGTGTTTTGGAGATGTTGAATACGAAAGGCTTGTGGACTCGACGAGGCAAGTTTTTCCACTATGTGCAATTATCAAATACAAAATTCCGGGAGAAGATTGTTCTACCTTACAAAGAAAAGGTTCCTGAGCTTCTTGATATTTTGAGAGCAG GAGATGAGCAGTGA
- the LOC135625283 gene encoding uncharacterized protein LOC135625283, with protein MAAATLRSVLRRNRLVLLFETCHLRDRLFLSSSVDAAAVTVGGTMSPDPHFMVEYLVNSCGFSPSEAAKVSKPLAHLRATEKPDAVLNFMRSQGFDGAGIRKVISADPRYLCYNVETNLAPKFQFLRDLGLSESDIVDAILKNNGILLYNVHRSFVPKLEMWESLLGSRELVLKHLKKTGWFFFSSVEKTLHPNLKFLRDECGIPKERVSLVLRSHPKLITQKPESLRALVARADELGMPRQSRMFMWTLDVFHKVSKEAFEAKAELMRSFGWSESEFSSAVRKTPTFLCMSLDMMRRKMEFFINIVGYTPSFIASQPTILLYSLQKRVIPRFHVTEMLKSKGLWTGQCKFLWILIMSDTKFMEKFVLPHKENVPELLDILRLAGTCKGNDTLHLASEDEEGLS; from the coding sequence ATGGCGGCTGCGACGCTCCGCTCCGTACTCCGCCGCAATCGCCTCGTGCTCTTGTTCGAAACCTGCCACCTTCGAGACCGCCTCTTCTTGTCCTCCTCTGTCGACGCTGCCGCCGTCACCGTAGGCGGCACCATGTCTCCAGATCCCCACTTCATGGTGGAATACCTCGTAAACTCCTGCGGGTTCTCCCCCTCCGAGGCAGCCAAGGTCTCTAAACCCCTTGCGCACCTCCGAGCCACCGAGAAACCAGACGCCGTCCTTAACTTCATGAGATCTCAGGGCTTCGACGGCGCCGGTATCAGGAAGGTGATATCTGCGGATCCCAGATACTTATGCTACAATGTGGAGACGAACCTCGCCCCGAAGTTTCAGTTCTTACGCGATTTGGGCCTATCGGAGTCGGATATCGTCGATGCCATCCTGAAGAACAATGGCATCCTCCTCTACAACGTTCACCGTTCCTTCGTCCCCAAATTGGAGATGTGGGAAAGTCTCTTGGGATCGAGAGAGCTCGTTCTCAAGCATCTCAAGAAGACAGGATGGTTTTTCTTCTCCAGCGTTGAGAAGACGTTGCATCCTAACCTAAAGTTCTTGAGGGATGAGTGCGGCATTCCTAAAGAAAGGGTCTCTCTCGTCTTGAGAAGTCACCCAAAATTAATAACACAGAAACCAGAGTCACTCCGAGCTTTGGTGGCGAGAGCCGATGAGCTGGGGATGCCACGGCAATCTCGGATGTTCATGTGGACACTTGATGTTTTCCACAAGGTAAGCAAAGAAGCGTTCGAGGCCAAGGCCGAGCTCATGAGGAGCTTCGGGTGGTCGGAGTCGGAGTTTTCTTCTGCAGTCAGGAAAACACCCACCTTCTTATGCATGTCCCTCGATATGATGCGCAGAAAAATGGAATTTTTTATCAATATAGTCGGGTACACCCCTTCCTTCATCGCCTCCCAACCAACTATCTTGCTATATAGTCTGCAGAAGAGGGTCATTCCTCGGTTTCATGTGACGGAGATGTTGAAATCGAAAGGATTGTGGACTGGACAATGCAAGTTTTTATGGATTCTCATAATGTCAGATACCAAATTCATGGAGAAGTTTGTTCTCCCTCACAAAGAAAATGTTCCTGAGCTGCTTGATATTTTGAGACTTGCTGGCACCTGTAAAGGAAATGATACCTTGCATTTGGCATCGGAGGATGAGGAAGGGCTTAGCTGA
- the LOC103969741 gene encoding uncharacterized protein LOC103969741 isoform X2 — protein MAAVPLRSVLRRNGLLPLFETCRLRDLLFFSSSVDPAAAVGGTISPDPHFIVEYLVNSCGFSPSEAAKFSKPLARLRSTEKPDAVVHFMRSQGFDGAGIRKVISRNPSHLCVNVEKNLAPKFQFLRDLGLSESDIADAILKNDVILRLDVHRSLVPRLEMWESLLGSRELVLKHLKKTRWFFFSSVEKTLHPNLKFLRDKCGIPEERVSVVLRSHPQLISLKPESLRALVARADELGMPRQSRMFVRTLDALHNVSQERFEAKVELMRSFGWSESEFSSAVRKAPTFLCMSLDMLRRKVEFFINVVGDVEIERIVDWTSQVSIHSPIIRYQILGEVCSPSRRKCS, from the exons ATGGCTGCTGTTCCGCTCCGCTCCGTACTCCGCCGCAATGGCCTTCTGCCCTTGTTCGAAACCTGCCGCCTTCgagatctcctcttcttctcctcctctgtcgACCCTGCCGCCGCCGTAGGCGGCACCATATCTCCAGATCCCCACTTCATTGTGGAATACCTCGTGAACTCCTGTGGGTTCTCCCCTTCCGAGGCAGCCAAGTTCTCTAAACCCCTTGCGCGCCTCCGATCCACCGAGAAACCCGACGCCGTCGTTCACTTCATGAGATCTCAGGGCTTCGATGGCGCCGGTATCAGAAAGGTGATATCTCGAAATCCCAGTCACCTATGCGTGAACGTGGAGAAGAACTTGGCCCCGAAGTTTCAGTTCTTACGCGATTTGGGCTTATCGGAGTCGGATATCGCCGATGCCATCCTGAAGAACGATGTCATCCTGCGCCTCGACGTTCACCGTTCCTTGGTCCCCAGATTGGAGATGTGGGAAAGTCTCTTGGGATCGAGAGAGCTCGTTCTCAAGCATCTCAAGAAGACAAGATGGTTTTTCTTCTCCAGCGTTGAGAAGACATTGCATCCTAACCTAAAGTTCTTGAGGGATAAGTGCGGCATTCCTGAAGAAAGGGTCTCTGTCGTCTTGAGAAGTCACCCACAATTAATCTCACTGAAACCAGAGTCTCTCCGAGCTTTGGTGGCGAGAGCCGATGAGCTGGGGATGCCACGGCAATCTCGGATGTTCGTGCGGACACTTGATGCTCTCCACAACGTAAGCCAAGAAAGGTTCGAGGCCAAGGTCGAGCTCATGAGGAGCTTCGGGTGGTCGGAGTCGGAGTTTTCTTCTGCAGTCAGGAAAGCACCCACCTTCTTATGCATGTCCCTCGATATGTTGCGCAGAAAAGTGGAATTTTTTATCAATGTAGTCGG AGATGTTGAAATCGAAAGGATTGTTGACTGGACAAGCCAAGTTTCCATACATTCTCCAATTATCAGATACCAAATTCTTGGAGAAGTTTGTTCTCCCTCACGAAGAAAATGTTCCTGA
- the LOC103969741 gene encoding transcription termination factor MTERF15, mitochondrial-like isoform X1: MAAVPLRSVLRRNGLLPLFETCRLRDLLFFSSSVDPAAAVGGTISPDPHFIVEYLVNSCGFSPSEAAKFSKPLARLRSTEKPDAVVHFMRSQGFDGAGIRKVISRNPSHLCVNVEKNLAPKFQFLRDLGLSESDIADAILKNDVILRLDVHRSLVPRLEMWESLLGSRELVLKHLKKTRWFFFSSVEKTLHPNLKFLRDKCGIPEERVSVVLRSHPQLISLKPESLRALVARADELGMPRQSRMFVRTLDALHNVSQERFEAKVELMRSFGWSESEFSSAVRKAPTFLCMSLDMLRRKVEFFINVVGYTPSFIADKSYLLLFCLQKRVIPRFRVTEMLKSKGLLTGQAKFPYILQLSDTKFLEKFVLPHEENVPELLDILRVEGVCKGK, from the coding sequence ATGGCTGCTGTTCCGCTCCGCTCCGTACTCCGCCGCAATGGCCTTCTGCCCTTGTTCGAAACCTGCCGCCTTCgagatctcctcttcttctcctcctctgtcgACCCTGCCGCCGCCGTAGGCGGCACCATATCTCCAGATCCCCACTTCATTGTGGAATACCTCGTGAACTCCTGTGGGTTCTCCCCTTCCGAGGCAGCCAAGTTCTCTAAACCCCTTGCGCGCCTCCGATCCACCGAGAAACCCGACGCCGTCGTTCACTTCATGAGATCTCAGGGCTTCGATGGCGCCGGTATCAGAAAGGTGATATCTCGAAATCCCAGTCACCTATGCGTGAACGTGGAGAAGAACTTGGCCCCGAAGTTTCAGTTCTTACGCGATTTGGGCTTATCGGAGTCGGATATCGCCGATGCCATCCTGAAGAACGATGTCATCCTGCGCCTCGACGTTCACCGTTCCTTGGTCCCCAGATTGGAGATGTGGGAAAGTCTCTTGGGATCGAGAGAGCTCGTTCTCAAGCATCTCAAGAAGACAAGATGGTTTTTCTTCTCCAGCGTTGAGAAGACATTGCATCCTAACCTAAAGTTCTTGAGGGATAAGTGCGGCATTCCTGAAGAAAGGGTCTCTGTCGTCTTGAGAAGTCACCCACAATTAATCTCACTGAAACCAGAGTCTCTCCGAGCTTTGGTGGCGAGAGCCGATGAGCTGGGGATGCCACGGCAATCTCGGATGTTCGTGCGGACACTTGATGCTCTCCACAACGTAAGCCAAGAAAGGTTCGAGGCCAAGGTCGAGCTCATGAGGAGCTTCGGGTGGTCGGAGTCGGAGTTTTCTTCTGCAGTCAGGAAAGCACCCACCTTCTTATGCATGTCCCTCGATATGTTGCGCAGAAAAGTGGAATTTTTTATCAATGTAGTCGGGTACACCCCTTCCTTCATCGCCGACAAATCATATCTCTTGCTATTTTGTCTGCAGAAGAGGGTAATTCCTCGGTTTCGTGTCACAGAGATGTTGAAATCGAAAGGATTGTTGACTGGACAAGCCAAGTTTCCATACATTCTCCAATTATCAGATACCAAATTCTTGGAGAAGTTTGTTCTCCCTCACGAAGAAAATGTTCCTGAGCTGCTCGATATTTTGAGAGTTGAGGGCGTGTGTAAAGGAAAATGA
- the LOC135625285 gene encoding transcription termination factor MTERF6, chloroplastic/mitochondrial-like codes for MAAATLRSVLRRNSLLPLFDTHRLRDILFFSSSGDPAAAVGGTISPDPHFMVKYLVKSCGFSPSEAAKFSKPLAHLRSTEKPDAVLNFMRSQGLGGAVIRKVISWEPNYLCYNVETNIAPKFQFLRDLGLSESDIVDAILKNHGILLFNVQRSIVPRLEMWETLLGSRELVLKHLKKTTRFFHSSVEKTLHPNLKFLRDECGIPEERVSVVLRSHPKLISQKPESLRALVARADELGMPRQSRMFVRTLDALHNVSQERFEAKVELMRSFGWSESEFSSAVRKAPTFLCISLDMLRRKVELFINVVGYTPSFIADKPNLLLFSLQKRVIPRFRVTEMLKSKGLWTGQGKFTCILTLSDTKFTEKFVLPHKENVPELLDILRVAGVCKGK; via the coding sequence ATGGCGGCTGCGACGCTCCGCTCCGTGCTCCGCCGCAATAGCCTCCTGCCCTTGTTCGACACCCACCGCCTCCGAGatatcctcttcttctcctcctctggcGACCCTGCGGCCGCCGTAGGCGGCACCATATCTCCAGATCCCCACTTCATGGTGAAATACCTCGTGAAGTCCTGCGGGTTCTCCCCCTCCGAGGCAGCCAAGTTCTCTAAACCTCTTGCGCACCTCCGATCCACCGAGAAACCCGACGCCGTCCTTAACTTCATGAGATCTCAGGGCCTCGGTGGCGCCGTTATCAGGAAGGTGATATCTTGGGAACCCAATTACCTGTGCTACAACGTGGAGACGAACATCGCCCCGAAGTTTCAGTTCTTACGCGATTTGGGCCTATCGGAGTCGGATATCGTCGATGCCATCCTGAAGAACCATGGCATCCTCCTCTTCAACGTTCAGCGTTCCATCGTCCCCAGATTGGAGATGTGGGAAACTCTCTTGGGATCGAGAGAGCTCGTTCTCAAGCATCTCAAGAAGACAACGCGGTTTTTCCACTCCAGCGTTGAGAAGACATTGCATCCTAACCTAAAGTTCTTGAGGGATGAGTGCGGCATTCCTGAAGAAAGGGTATCTGTCGTCTTGAGAAGTCACCCAAAATTAATCTCACAGAAACCAGAGTCTCTCCGAGCTTTGGTGGCGAGAGCCGATGAGCTGGGGATGCCACGGCAATCTCGGATGTTCGTGCGGACACTTGATGCTCTCCACAACGTAAGCCAAGAAAGGTTCGAGGCCAAGGTCGAGCTCATGAGGAGCTTCGGGTGGTCGGAGTCGGAGTTTTCTTCTGCAGTCAGGAAAGCACCCACCTTCTTATGCATCTCCCTCGATATGTTGCGCAGAAAAGTGGAACTTTTTATCAATGTAGTCGGTTACACCCCTTCTTTCATCGCCGACAAACCAAATCTCTTGCTATTTAGTCTGCAGAAGAGGGTAATTCCTCGGTTTCGTGTCACAGAGATGTTGAAATCGAAGGGATTGTGGACTGGACAAGGCAAGTTTACATGCATTCTCACATTATCAGATACCAAATTCACTGAGAAGTTTGTTCTCCCTCACAAAGAAAATGTTCCTGAGCTGCTTGATATTTTGAGAGTTGCGGGCGTGTGTAAAGGAAAATGA
- the LOC135625791 gene encoding uncharacterized protein LOC135625791, which yields MAAATRRSVLRRNSLLPLFETCRLRDLFFFSSSVDPAAAVGVTISPDPNFMVEYLVNSCGLSPLRGSQGFDGAGIRKVISGDPRYLCCNVEKNLTPKFQFLRDLGLSESDIVDVIRNNNEILCRNVHRSFVPKFVEKTLHPNLKFLKDECGIPEERLSLVLRSHPQLISQKPDSLGALVARADELGMPRQSRMFMWTLNILQRVSRERFEAKVELMRSFGWSESEFSSAVTKNPTFLGISLDMLRRKVDFFINVVGYTPSFIADKSNLLLFSLQKRVIRRFRVTEMLKSKGLWTGQG from the exons ATGGCGGCTGCGACGCGACGCTCCGTACTCCGCCGCAATAGCCTTCTGCCCCTGTTCGAAACGTGCCGCCTTCgagatctcttcttcttctcctcctctgtcgACCCTGCCGCCGCTGTAGGCGTCACCATATCTCCAGATCCCAACTTCATGGTGGAATACCTCGTGAACTCCTGTGGGCTCTCCCCCCTCCGAGGCAGCCAA GGCTTCGACGGCGCCGGTATCAGGAAGGTGATATCTGGGGATCCCAGATACTTATGCTGCAACGTGGAGAAGAACCTCACCCCGAAGTTTCAGTTCTTACGCGATTTGGGCCTATCGGAGTCGGACATCGTCGATGTCATCCGGAATAACAATGAGATCCTCTGCCGCAACGTTCACCGTTCCTTCGTCCCCAAATT CGTTGAGAAGACATTGCATCCTAACCTAAAGTTCTTGAAGGATGAGTGCGGCATTCCTGAAGAAAGGCTCTCTCTCGTCTTGAGAAGTCACCCACAATTAATCTCACAGAAACCAGACTCTCTCGGAGCTTTGGTGGCGAGAGCCGATGAGCTGGGGATGCCACGGCAATCTCGGATGTTCATGTGGACACTTAATATTCTCCAGAGGGTAAGCAGAGAAAGGTTCGAGGCCAAGGTCGAGCTCATGAGGAGCTTCGGGTGGTCGGAGTCGGAGTTTTCTTCTGCAGTCACGAAAAATCCCACCTTCTTAGGCATTTCCCTCGATATGTTGCGGAGAAAAGTGGATTTTTTTATCAATGTGGTCGGTTACACCCCTTCCTTCATCGCCGACAAATCAAATCTCTTGCTATTTAGTCTGCAGAAGAGGGTAATTCGTCGGTTTCGTGTCACAGAGATGTTGAAATCGAAAGGATTGTGGACTGGACAAGGCTAG